In the genome of Streptomyces sp. P3, the window GACCTATCAAGCCAAGTAGTCGCATCTAGCGCTCTAAGGTCCTCAGGGTTACGGTTCTCTCGCGTAATCAATCCGATGTATCGGGAGCCCAGAGCATGAACGATTTCCCTCAGAGCGGTCGGCCCGTTCCCGCGTGGTTCACCGATGCCAAGTTCGGTATCTTCGTCCACTGGGGCGCGTACTCGGTGCCGGCCTGGGCCGAGCCCACCGGGGAACTCGGCGTCGTCGACCCCGACGTGTGGTTCAAGCACAACCCGTACGCAGAGTGGTACTGGAACACCATCCGGATCGAGGGCAGCCCCGCCCAGGAACACCATCGCACCACGCACGGCGGACGCCCCTACGACGAGTTCCTCGACGAGTGGAAGGCCGAGCTCTTCGACCCCGCGGACTGGGTGGAGCTGTTCGCCCGGGCGGGTGCGCGCTACGTCGTCCCGACGACCAAACACCACGACGGCATAGCCCTGTGGGACGCCCCGGGCACCGGAATTCGTAACACTGTCCACCGTGGTCCACGCCGCGACCTGATCGCTGACCTCGCCGCCGCTGTCCGAGCCCGCGACCTGCGGTTCGGCGTGTACTACTCCGGCGGCATCGACTGGTACGCCGGACGCAGGGACCCCGTACTCCACGAGGACCGGATGGACGAGGGGCGGCCACACGAGGCCGCATACGCCGCCTACGCGCACCGGCAGGTCATCGACCTCATAGACCGGCATTGCCCCGAGGTGCTGTGGAACGACATGGGCTGGCCCCGCGCGGGCCAGGCGGACCTGCCGGAGCTCTTCTCCCACTACTACGCCACCGTGCCGGAAGGCGTGGTGAACGACCGTTGGGACAACGCCCACGCCGACTACCTCACCTCCGAGTACGAGGCCGACCGGGCCAACGAGTGGGGAGCCTGCTGGGAGAACACCCGGGGTATCGGATTCTCCTTCGGCTACAACCAGGCCGAAGGACCCGAGCACCTGCTGGATCCAGCGGCCGCCGTCCGACTGCTGGTCGACGTCGTCTCACGCGGCGGGAACCTGCTGCTCAACGTCGGTCCGAAGGCCGACGGCACCCTCCCACAGGAGCAGCGCGCCGTACTGGAGGGCATGGCGTCCTGGATGGCCTGCCACTCCGAGGCCGTGCACGCGACCAGGCCACTGGAATCTGGCTCCGCCGATCCGCATGACGGCGTCCCCTGGGTACGCTGGACCCGCGACGAGCGACACATTTACGCCTTCGTGGCCGACGTTCCCGACGAGGCCGGCGGACGTGTCGTGCTGAAGACACGCCCTGGACTGCTGGATCCGGACACGGCAGAACGCCTGGACGGCGACACCGTCAAAGCCGAAGCCGGTCCGGAGGGCATCCACATCACGTCCGCCGGCCTCGACACGGCGCTGCCCACCGCGATCCGCTTCGCCACACGGTGACCGACTGCTGACCCGCTCAACGGGCGGGTTCAGGGGGGATCGTCCGGCTCCCCGCGTGAAGCGGCGTCATGGCCGGTGTCAGCCACCGCCGACGTCCGCTTCGGCCAGGGCGACGCCGAGGGCGGCAAGGACAATCCCGCACGGGGTCTTACGTCAAAGGACGGCGGCCGCCCCTCAACGCTCCCAACCCCCTCGCTTGTTTGCGCCTCTCCCCGTCATATTCGATCTAGCCCGCCAGCGGTCTGCTGATCTAGAAGATGACCCCGAGGGCCCGGGAGCACCCTCGGGGGCGTGTGGCACGCCCTCGACGTGGCTGAGGGCGGCCCGCACACCGCCATCAACGCGACGAGCGGCGAATCCGCCTTGGTCGTAACAGCTCAGGGCCCTGTTCGCCTGGCGATGGCAGCGCCGAAGTACAGCTGCCGCCTGGTCCGTGCAGCCAGCGATACAGGCCCCTGTCACCACCCCTTACGGCGCGGCGAAGGCCGCAGCGGGAACAGGGGTGTGCCTCGTGCACCCGGATCCCGCCGTCGCCCAGACCTCGCTGGTCATCGGCGACCGGCAGTCTGTGCACGTAGGCGTAGCAAGTTGCTGCCTGGCCGTGTCCGGTCCTGCGCTGGTCGTGTTGACCGGGTGTACGAAGTCTTCCCGGTCTCCGCAGCTGCGGACGGTGCGCGTCTGGGCGCTCTGCCTGTCGCTGCCGAGTTTCTGCGCCGGGTTTGTCGCGGGCCCGTCACGCCGATGCGTGCGGCGTCCTGCGCCGCGTCCGCGACGACCAGAGCCGTCCTTGTGACGTGACCTTGGGCTCGCGACTGGAGGACGGCACATCGAGACAGCCCATGCTCGGCAGGATCACTGCGTTGAGCGGGAGACCCAGAGCAAGAGCCGCAACCGGCAGGCGCAACTTCCTTGCTGAATCGCGCTCCACACGGGGTGACTCTTTGCCGATCGGAGGGCGGATAGCACTAGAAAGGCAAACAATGCGCGCGACATGCGGTCTATTTTCGCTTCATGGATGACTCATTGAAGGACCTCACTGGAACTCGCGGCGTGAACCCACTGCGGCAGCTGTCTCTGGAGCAGCTGCGGCAGCGCACGAGTATGAAGTGGACGACCTACCAGGACGACGTATTGCCACTGTGGGTGGCGGAGATGGACGTGCCGGTCGCCGAGCCCGTAGCGCGAGCCATTCACAGTGCGGTGGAGCGCGGAGATATCGGGTATCCGGCCGGAACCGCCTACGGCGAGGCATTCGCGGACTTCGCCGCGCGACGTTGGGACTGGGACGACCTGGCTGTTGAGCGGACGGCGATCGTCCCCGACGTGATGCTGGGCATCGTCGAGATGCTCAAGCTGGTCTCCTATCACGGGGACCCCGTGGTGGTCAACTGTCCTGTGTATCCGCCCTTCTATCAGTTCATCCGCAACGACGGCCGGCCGGTTGTCGAGGCGCCGCTGACCGAGGAAGGGCGGATCGACCTGACCACCCTGGAGGTCGCATTCCAGGAAGCCACCGGTCGCGGCGGGCGGCCGGTGTATCTGCTGTGCAGTCCGCACAATCCGACCGGCACCGTACACACCGCCACTGAACTGACCGATGTTGCCGAGCTTGCGCGCAGGTACGCCGTGCGTGTCGTGGCGGACGAGATCCACGCTCCCATCGTGGCTGCCGGAACCTCCTTCGTTCCTTACCTGAGCGTGCCGGGCGCGGAGAACAGCCTGTCGGTGATGTCCGCGTCCAAGGCATGGAACCTGGCAGGTCTCAAAGCCGCCCTCGCCATCGCCGGCCCCGAGGCCGCCGACGACCTGGCCCGCCTCCCCGAGGAAGTCGGTCACGGCCCCAGCCACCTCGGCGTCATCGCCCACACCGCGGCACTACGGGAGGGCGGTGCCTGGCTCGACAGCCTGCTGGCCGGACTGGACGAAAACCGTCATCTGCTCGGCGATCTACTGTCCACCCACCTGCCCGCCGTGCGCTGCCGCCCGGGCCAGGCCACCTACCTGGCCTGGCTGGACTGCCGGAAACTGGCCCTTGGCAACGACCCGGCGGCCGTCTTCCTGGAACGAGGCCGGATAGCCCTCAACTCCGGGATGGCCTTCGGGCCGGGCGGAGCGGGCTTTGTCCGTATGAACCTGGCCACCTCCCCGGAAATCCTCGCCGAAGGGGTCCGCAGGATGGCCTCCGTGCTGTGAGCTCGTCGACTCGAAAGGGACGTGATGGGTGGCCTCTGCGGTCCGCTCAGCAGGACTGCGTAGGTAACCGCCCGTCCTGTGCGCCGCCGCAGAGCCGTGCCGCGTCTCAGAGGCCGGCCCATGCCATCCGTCTTTCGGCCACTCTTGGTCTCATTGACGAGCTCCCGATACCCTACAGGGGTCCCATCCAGGCGGGGCGAGAAGCGGGCCTGGGCACTCGGTTCCGCGCGTCTCCCAGCCCATTGGCATCTCAGCGATGAAGCCCATGCGCCATTGAGGGAAACAGACGCGCCTGAGCCCGGATTCCGCCGTGCGAGGTCTCCAGGCTCCTCCTGCGGATGCCCACCCTGAAAGACGCCGGCGCACGTGGCTGACCCGCCGTCCGATGCCGCTTTCGGGCGGATGCGGGCAGCGGGTCGTGCGCCGCGACTGTCCTTTACAGTTCGGGCGTCCGGGCTGTCGCGTCCTCAGGCAAGCGTGGTGATGACGTCGACCGGGTTGGCGAGGGTGTCGCGGATGGGCGAACGGCTCTCGACGAGGGAGATCAGCTCTTCGAGCTGCTCGCGGGTGGCATCAGGGGCCTCGATGTGGACGCGAACGCGCAGCTGCTGCACGCCCGGACGGATTGCGGTGTCGATACCGAGGAACCCGCGCAGGTCGATGTCGCCTTCGAGCTCCAGCCGGAAGCTCTTGAGTTCGATGCCGCGCGAGGCGGCGTTGGCGGTGAGTGTGACGGTGTAGCAGCCTGCCAGCGCCTGCAGAACGTACTCGGCGGGCGAGACCGCGGTGTCGGTGCCCAGCAGCGCGGTCGGCTCGTCGCTGGTCATCGTGTACTTCGCCACACGCTGCTCGTCGCGCTCACCGCCCTGCGTCAGGGCGCCGGTCTGCGCCTTGATCCGGAAGCCGCCCTGCCACGTACCGTCGACAGCGAAGGTGACCTGGCCGAGCTCGGGAGCGGCCCGAACGGCGTCGATGGTTTCCCGCAGAGCCTTTACGTCGATCTCGTTGACTACGGACATCAGTACTGATTCCTCCGATTGGCGTGGGGCGGTCAGGAGTGAGCGATGACCGCGGACATCGGACCGCCACTCAGGGCTGAGAAATGTGTCGCGGCGCGGCGCACACTTCGCCCCTGAAGAAGCAGTCGACCGCGCTCACTCTTTAAGACGAGGCTAGGCGGGATCGACCGCTATATTTTTGCCACCTTTGCTAGCAGCCAGACAGATCGGGGAGAGAGTTGCCCATTGACCGGGTAGATCGCGAAATTCTTGCGGAGCTGCAGAAGGACGGTCGTCAGACGATCACGGAACTGTCGGAGAAGGTCCGGCTGAGCATCTCGCGTTGCCAGCGGCGGCTGCGCGAGCTCGAGCGCGCAGGCGTGATTCGCGGATACAAGGCAGTGCTGGATCCGGAGGCGATGGGACTCGGCTTCGAAGCGCTGGTCTTCGTGACGCTGCAGCGGGAGGATCAGTCGACGCTGGCGGCCTTCGACGAGGCCGTCGCCGCGATTCCCAACGTTCTGCAGGCACAACGCCTTTTCGGCGATCCCGATTGCCTCCTGCACGTCGTGGCCGTCGACCTTGCCGACTACCGGAAGCTCTATGAAGGGCAACTGACCAGGCTGCCAGGTGTACAGAAACTGACCTCCACCATCGTCATGAAAAAGATCGTCGAGGCGCGCCCACTCCCCACCTGAGACGACGCTCTGCCGGACACGGCCAGGCAGCTGCTCCACCCGACTCAGCCACCCGCGAAGTACGGAGCTGGCCACCTGCGACGCGGAGTCGACGCGGCACGAGCGCGGCATCGGGGATGGTGATGTGGGCGGCGGCGTTGCCGGGCCACAGCAGGCCGGCCAGGGCC includes:
- a CDS encoding OsmC family protein, producing MSVVNEIDVKALRETIDAVRAAPELGQVTFAVDGTWQGGFRIKAQTGALTQGGERDEQRVAKYTMTSDEPTALLGTDTAVSPAEYVLQALAGCYTVTLTANAASRGIELKSFRLELEGDIDLRGFLGIDTAIRPGVQQLRVRVHIEAPDATREQLEELISLVESRSPIRDTLANPVDVITTLA
- a CDS encoding Lrp/AsnC family transcriptional regulator, with translation MDRVDREILAELQKDGRQTITELSEKVRLSISRCQRRLRELERAGVIRGYKAVLDPEAMGLGFEALVFVTLQREDQSTLAAFDEAVAAIPNVLQAQRLFGDPDCLLHVVAVDLADYRKLYEGQLTRLPGVQKLTSTIVMKKIVEARPLPT
- a CDS encoding MalY/PatB family protein, which encodes MDDSLKDLTGTRGVNPLRQLSLEQLRQRTSMKWTTYQDDVLPLWVAEMDVPVAEPVARAIHSAVERGDIGYPAGTAYGEAFADFAARRWDWDDLAVERTAIVPDVMLGIVEMLKLVSYHGDPVVVNCPVYPPFYQFIRNDGRPVVEAPLTEEGRIDLTTLEVAFQEATGRGGRPVYLLCSPHNPTGTVHTATELTDVAELARRYAVRVVADEIHAPIVAAGTSFVPYLSVPGAENSLSVMSASKAWNLAGLKAALAIAGPEAADDLARLPEEVGHGPSHLGVIAHTAALREGGAWLDSLLAGLDENRHLLGDLLSTHLPAVRCRPGQATYLAWLDCRKLALGNDPAAVFLERGRIALNSGMAFGPGGAGFVRMNLATSPEILAEGVRRMASVL
- a CDS encoding alpha-L-fucosidase; protein product: MNDFPQSGRPVPAWFTDAKFGIFVHWGAYSVPAWAEPTGELGVVDPDVWFKHNPYAEWYWNTIRIEGSPAQEHHRTTHGGRPYDEFLDEWKAELFDPADWVELFARAGARYVVPTTKHHDGIALWDAPGTGIRNTVHRGPRRDLIADLAAAVRARDLRFGVYYSGGIDWYAGRRDPVLHEDRMDEGRPHEAAYAAYAHRQVIDLIDRHCPEVLWNDMGWPRAGQADLPELFSHYYATVPEGVVNDRWDNAHADYLTSEYEADRANEWGACWENTRGIGFSFGYNQAEGPEHLLDPAAAVRLLVDVVSRGGNLLLNVGPKADGTLPQEQRAVLEGMASWMACHSEAVHATRPLESGSADPHDGVPWVRWTRDERHIYAFVADVPDEAGGRVVLKTRPGLLDPDTAERLDGDTVKAEAGPEGIHITSAGLDTALPTAIRFATR